In Streptomyces sp. P9-A4, the genomic window GGCGCCGGATTCCTCGAGGCAGAGAGCCTTGTTCTCCAGGACGAGGACGAGTGCGCGGCGGAGCGGTACGACGCCGAGCGGCTCGTACGACGCGTTGAGGACCAGGACATGCGGCACGGATGCCTCCTATGACGCCGGCGGCGCGTGGCTCGCGCCGGGACGAACTGCTCTCAGTCTCCCCTCATGCCTGGTCGGAACGCCACCACGTACCGGGATCGGGGTGACGGACCCGGCGTGTTCTCGACCACATCGGCATGTCTCCCCTCTGTCTGCCCGGGTGAGGTCGGTCTCTCCCTCGAACACGGCTACGGGACCATGTCCGACGCCCCGTTACTGTGGATGGCCTGCGTACGCGATGCCTGGAGGTCTTCCCGTGTCCTGGTCCGCCCTTGCGGCTGCCACCGAACCCGAGCCCATTCCGGTGACCCTGGACGAGGCGGCGGAGAAGGCCACGAACGCCGCCAGCTGGGTGGAGGAGAACTGGTCCACCTGGCTGAACACCGGGCTGCGCATCCTGCTGATCCTGGTCGTCGCGCTGCTCCTGCGGATGGCCGTCCGCCGTGCCCTGACGAAGCTGATCGAGCGGATGAACCGTTCGGCGCAGGCGGTGGAGGGGACGGCCCTGGGCGGTCTGCTGGTCAACACCGAGCGGCGGCGGCAGCGATCGGAGGCGATCGGCTCGGTGCTGCGTTCGGTGGCGTCGTTCCTGATCCTGGGCACGGCGGGGCTGATGATCCTGGGTGCCTTCAAGATCGATCTGGCGCCGCTGCTCGCCTCTGCCGGTGTGGCCGGTGTGGCGATCGGTTTCGGCGCGCGCAACCTGGTGACGGACTTCCTGTCGGGCGTCTTCATGATCCTGGAGGACCAGTACGGCGTCGGTGACTCGGTCGACGCGGGCGTGGCGTCCGGCGAGGTCGTGGAGGTGGGCCTGCGGGTGACGAAGCTGCGGGGCGTGGACGGCGAGATCTGGTACGTGCGCAACGGCGAGATCAAGCGGATAGGGAACCTCAGCCAGGGCTGGGCGACGGCGGGCGTCGACGTGACGGTCCGGCCGACGGAGGACCTGGACAAGGTGCGGGCCGTGATCACCGAGGCGGCGGAGTCCATGGCGAAGGAGGAGCCGTGGAACGAGCGCCTCTGGGGTCCGGTGGAGGTGCTGGGCCTGAACGAGGTGCTGCTCGACTCGATGACGGTCCGGGTCTCGGCGAAGACGATGCCGGGGAAGGCGCTCGGCGTGGAGCGCGAGCTGCGCTGGCGCATCAAGCGGGGCCTGGACGAGGCCGGCATCCGGATCGTGGGCGGGGTTCCCGCGCAGGCGGAGGAGGCGGCGGCGGACCCGACGGCGGGCATGGCGGCCCCGTCGGCCTTCGCGTCGGCGACCTCGCCCCAGTCGACGGCGGCGACCCCGCTGCCGAGGCCGGACCTCACCAAGTAGCGGCACTTCACGGCACTTCACGGCGGATCGCGCGAGAACGCGCGAGAACGACGCCCTCGTGGGTAACACTTCGGTTGCCTTCGGGGGCGTTTGTCGTACCCGGGTATTGACGACCCGGTGACGCCCGCCTTACCTTCCTCCCAACCCAATAGGAAACTTTCCTAACAGTACGAAGGCAGGTGCGACCCCATGGCCGGTACGGCCCCCGGAACCCCCGGCACGCCGCGCGTGCTGCGCGCCATGAACGACCGCGCCGC contains:
- a CDS encoding mechanosensitive ion channel family protein, yielding MPGGLPVSWSALAAATEPEPIPVTLDEAAEKATNAASWVEENWSTWLNTGLRILLILVVALLLRMAVRRALTKLIERMNRSAQAVEGTALGGLLVNTERRRQRSEAIGSVLRSVASFLILGTAGLMILGAFKIDLAPLLASAGVAGVAIGFGARNLVTDFLSGVFMILEDQYGVGDSVDAGVASGEVVEVGLRVTKLRGVDGEIWYVRNGEIKRIGNLSQGWATAGVDVTVRPTEDLDKVRAVITEAAESMAKEEPWNERLWGPVEVLGLNEVLLDSMTVRVSAKTMPGKALGVERELRWRIKRGLDEAGIRIVGGVPAQAEEAAADPTAGMAAPSAFASATSPQSTAATPLPRPDLTK